One Bosea sp. 124 genomic window, AACCGAATTGCCAAGCGGGCCGCGTAGCGGCGCGTCCATCGCCGTGCGCGATCTGCAGGTTGCCTATGGCGGCACGCGGGTGCTGCACGGCGTCAGCCTCGACTTCACGCCGGGCAGCTTCACGGCGCTGCTGGGCTCGTCGGGCTGCGGCAAGACTACGCTGCTGCGGTCGCTGTCGGGCTTCGTGCCCGTCGAATCCGGCTCGATCATCGTCGGCGGCCGGGATGTCGCGTTGCTGCCGCCTGAAAAGCGCGGCATGGCGATGGTGTTCCAGTCCTATGCGCTGTGGCCGCACATGACCGTGAAGCAGAACATCGGCTACGGGCTGAAGCTGCGCGGCGCCTCCAAGGCCGAGATCGCCGCGAAGGTGGCCTCGATGCTCTCCTTCCTCGGGCTTGCCGGCTACGAGGACCGGAAGGTCACGGCGCTTTCGGGCGGGCAGCGCCAGCGCGTCGCGCTCGGCCGGGCCCTCGCCATCGACCCTGGCATCCTGCTGCTCGACGAGCCGCTGTCGAACCTCGATGCCAAGATCCGGATGACGATGCGCCACGAGATCCGGGCGATCCAGCAGCGCCTCGGCCTGACCGCGGTCCATGTCACGCATGACCGCGAGGAGGCCATGACCATGGCCGACCGGCTCGTCATCATGCAGGCGGGCACGATCGCGCAGGTCGGCACGCCGGAAGAGGTCTACGACCAGCCTGCGACAGCCTTCGTCGCCAATTTCATGGGTGCGGAGAACGTCCTGCCGCTGCGCGTCGAGCGCTCCGAACAGGGCGCCTCGCTGAGTGCCGGCGAAGCGACCGCACATCTTCAGGCGGGTTGGGCGCAGGCTTTGCCGGCGGGCGAGGCCGTCGCCTATTTCCGCGACGATGTCGCAAGGCTCGACGCCACCGACGCCGCTGCTGGGGAGGACCTGCTGGTGCTCGGACGGATCGCGGCGCGGGCCTATCCCGGTGGCATCTATCGCTATCGCGTCGAGGCCGCCGGCCGCCAGATCACGGTCGATGACAGCGATCGCCACGAACTCGGAACCACTGTCGGCCTGCGCATTCCGCTGCAGCGCCTCCACATCTTCCCGGCATCCGAGGCCGGGATTGCCGCCTGACCGCATTCGACCCAACCAGGAGTCAAATCCATGCGCATCCTCACGATTGCCTGCTCGCTCGCAGCGCTGATGGCGGCTTCGCCGCTTTCCGCGCAGACGCTCAACGTGGCTTCGGCCGGCGACCAGAACATGGTCGATTACGTCAAGGACTTCCTCGGACCGATGTTCGAGAAGGCCAATCCCGGCGTGAAGGTCGTTTCGGTCGGC contains:
- a CDS encoding ABC transporter ATP-binding protein, whose protein sequence is MPTELPSGPRSGASIAVRDLQVAYGGTRVLHGVSLDFTPGSFTALLGSSGCGKTTLLRSLSGFVPVESGSIIVGGRDVALLPPEKRGMAMVFQSYALWPHMTVKQNIGYGLKLRGASKAEIAAKVASMLSFLGLAGYEDRKVTALSGGQRQRVALGRALAIDPGILLLDEPLSNLDAKIRMTMRHEIRAIQQRLGLTAVHVTHDREEAMTMADRLVIMQAGTIAQVGTPEEVYDQPATAFVANFMGAENVLPLRVERSEQGASLSAGEATAHLQAGWAQALPAGEAVAYFRDDVARLDATDAAAGEDLLVLGRIAARAYPGGIYRYRVEAAGRQITVDDSDRHELGTTVGLRIPLQRLHIFPASEAGIAA